In Tenebrio molitor chromosome 6, icTenMoli1.1, whole genome shotgun sequence, one genomic interval encodes:
- the LOC138133076 gene encoding uncharacterized protein: MPSHNAHFKTLRLLGKVIGCSSTIYSLAVLLAHFLSVVLVAVDIWSRPGLASTRLVKTADYFIKVSITTTAILTHILKKRNIDKLLARLDQIESLLPPQRHTWRFPNHCDVIFIFVFTGTRFAFHQASTPTLYHALSDLEEFQVWVFVMTSVKFLTLLERFFSRTNDHLELLLQDDPRFIDHLYEKLYRVLELWNDLYGLQLLQLFLHIFVVLVDNIINVVLELHQTGPVSWTVAFMSTVILTYLVLTLVVSRIGHQVMENKWKASKIILNGPVELLLMRHDLRLLLMKMESWESFVSAAGYFALDYSFFLSLLAAVASYIVILLQL; this comes from the exons ATGCCGTCGCACAACGCACACTTCAAAACTCTCCGCCTTTTAGGCAAAGTGATTGGGTGCTCGTCCACAATTTACTCCCTCGCCGTCCTACTCGCACACTTCCTGTCGGTTGTTCTCGTGGCTGTCGACATCTGGTCCCGACCGGGCCTGGCCAGCACCAGACTGGTCAAAACCGCCGACTACTTCATCAAAGTCTCGATCACCACGACCGCCATCTTGACCCACATCCTCAAAAAACGCAACATCGACAAACTACTCGCGCGTCTGGACCAAATCGAATCGCTCCTGCCCCCGCAGCGACACACCTGGAGATTCCCAAACCACTGCGACGTCATCTTCATCTTCGTCTTCACCGGGACTCGATTTGCCTTTCATCAAGCCTCGACACCTACTCTCTACCACGCATTGAGCGACTTGGAGGAGTTCCAGGTGTGGGTGTTTGTGATGACATCTGTCAAGTTCCTGACGCTTCTGGAAAGATTCTTCAGCCGGACAAACGACCACCTGGAGTTGTTGTTGCAAGACGACCCGCGCTTCATCGACCACCTCTACGAGAAGCTGTACAGGGTGTTGGAGCTGTGGAACGACCTCTACGGACTCCAACTGCTCCAACTCTTCCTCCACATCTTCGTCGTGCTGGTGGACAACATCATAAACGTGGTGCTGGAGCTGCACCAGACCGGTCCGGTGTCTTGGACGGTTGCGTTCATGTCAACTGTCATATTGACGTATCTG GTTCTGACTCTGGTGGTGTCGAGGATTGGCCACCAAGTGATGGAAAACAAGTGGAAGGCGTCGAAGATCATCTTGAACGGTCCAGTCGAGTTGCTCTTGATGCGACACGACCTGCGTTTGTTATTGATGAAGATGGAGAGTTGGGAGAGTTTCGTTTCTGCCGCCGGCTACTTCGCCTTGgattacagttttttcttgTCTCTGTTGGCAGCAGTGGCCAGCTACATCGTGATACTGTTGCAATTGTAA
- the LOC138132714 gene encoding uncharacterized protein encodes MLPTFVKLLNVIAIPLRKPRQKSYNFYLSVMVVFYTALTVTSLWHILHGTYFASNPMNAILHILVYIVINVLDVVAILQSGYCKSTRVDDLLQTLEEIRVFVNEKSRRRTEEKLVKLQRLDFVLLHATLVPWLVLMSWWVLHVTNFKMLLVYGLVYFNYYLTSMEVLKILMLLQLIKYLACETNRLLFRNLTQRNYLSDAVLKNYDKLMDCITLFNEAFGLQILGTVIVTPLVMVQAIFFNLSQIVFPSLMRTIVVNVATVFKFTLFLILSFMIATPSRRIAKEFQNARRICNTFRTNSRSCDRVERVLELVSSQLHNRRTSISAAGFFDADYTIIRNILVSTVSYVIVFLQINAKLPKSL; translated from the exons ATGTTACCAACTTTCGTGAAGCTCTTAAACGTGATCGCGATCCCGTTGCGGAAGCCTCGACAAAAATCCTACAACTTCTACCTCTCCGTCATGGTCGTGTTCTACACCGCTTTGACTGTAACGTCTCTTTGGCACATTCTCCACGGGACCTACTTCGCCTCCAACCCCATGAACGCGATCCTCCACATTCTGGTCTACATCGTGATCAACGTCCTCGACGTTGTGGCGATCTTGCAGAGCGGGTACTGCAAGAGTACCCGCGTCGACGACCTGTTGCAAACCCTGGAGGAAATCCGCGTCTTCGTCAACGAGAAATCCAGACGCCGGACCGAAGAGAAACTGGTGAAGTTGCAGAGACTGGATTTCGTCTTGCTCCACGCGACTCTGGTACCGTGGTTGGTGCTCATGTCTTGGTGGGTACTCCACGTTaccaatttcaaaatgttactGGTCTACGGGTTGGTGTATTTCAACTACTACCTCACCTCGATGGAAGTCCTGAAGATCTTGATGCTCCTCCAGCTGATCAAGTACCTCGCCTGCGAGACCAACCGCCTGCTCTTCAGAAACTTGACCCAAAGGAACTACCTATCCGACGCCGTCCTCAAGAACTACGACAAGCTCATGGACTGCATCACGCTGTTCAACGAAGCCTTCGGGCTTCAGATTCTAGGCACGGTGATCGTCACTCCACTGGTGATGGTCCAAGCGATCTTCTTCAACCTGTCCCAGATTGTTTTCCCCTCTTTGATGCGCACGATCGTCGTGAACGTGGCCACGGTCTTCAAGTTCACTCTGTTTCTG ATTTTGAGCTTCATGATCGCCACGCCGTCCAGACGGATCGCCAAAGAGTTCCAAAACGCTCGACGAATTTGCAATACTTTCCGGACCAACTCCAGGAGTTGTGACCGAGTGGAGAGGGTGTTGGAACTCGTCAGTTCGCAACTCCACAACAGAAGGACGAGCATCTCGGCGGCGGGATTTTTCGACGCCGACTACACAATTATCCGCAACATTTTGGTGTCGACGGTCAGCTATGTCATAGTGTTTTTGCAGATCAATGCCAAGTTGCCCAAAAGTCTTTAG
- the LOC138132713 gene encoding uncharacterized oxidoreductase YrbE-like yields the protein MATQKYRQPSPYTVPIPPAPPEDAKNTQHEQNLKLSPVKDHSRFGFALFGVGRAGTIHLSFLVKDPHVELLYVVDDDQSKWDKLRKYWNLEGVKFLKSSDAAAVYQDAKVRAVVVASPTRTHENIVSKALDHKKAVFCEKPVAENYDKTKALYEKARKMQQPLFSAFNRRFDPSFAAVRNRVRGGEVGKVLTVKVCSRDSPLPSLDYLRTSGGIFHDCAVHDIDMTLYVMGEYPTRVTAAASANIPEIAGIGDHDTVGILFTFGSGAVSMVDLSRQCSYGYEQRLEVFGEKGMIKAENQQPIHNVESYTGRSVVKAPIAYSFPSRYAEGYELEMLHFLDVLRGRAEVSVDSRDVLAVSKIAAACEESVRKGSTVELKWSQDELPLIKE from the exons ATGGCCACGCAGAAGTACCGACAGCCGTCGCCTTACACGGTCCCGATACCACCAGCTCCACCAGAAGACGCCAAAAACACCCA GCACGAACAAAATCTGAAACTGTCCCCTGTCAAAGACCATTCGCGATTCGGGTTTGCGCTATTTGGGGTAGGTAGAGCCGGCACCATCCACTTGTCCTTCTTGGTGAAAGATCCCCACGTCGAGTTGCTCTACGTAGTAGACGACGACCAGTCAAAATGGGACAAATTGAGGAAATACTGGAACCTGGAGGgtgtgaaatttttgaaaagctCTGATGCAGCAGCTGTGTACCAAGATGCTAA GGTTCGAGCTGTGGTGGTTGCTTCCCCCACGCGCACCCACGAAAACATCGTCAGCAAAGCTCTAGACCACAAGAAGGCAGTCTTCTGCGAAAAACCTGTGGCTGAGAACTATGACAAGACCAAGGCTTTGTACGAGAAGGCTAGGAAGATGCAGCAACCGTTGTTCAGCGCTTTTAACAG ACGTTTCGACCCGTCGTTCGCCGCCGTCAGGAATCGGGTGCGCGGCGGCGAGGTCGGCAAAGTGCTGACCGTGAAGGTCTGCAGCCGCGACTCCCCCCTGCCCTCCCTCGACTACTTGAGGACTTCCGGGGGCATCTTCCACGACTGCGCCGTCCACGACATCGACATGACGCTGTACGTCATGGGGGAATACCCGACGAGAGTCACGGCGGCGGCGTCGGCCAACATCCCGGAAATCGCCGGAATCGGCGACCACGACACCGTCGGGATCTTGTTCACGTTCGGGAGCGGCGCCGTCAGCATGGTGGACCTCAGCCGGCAATGCAGCTACGGCTACGAACAGCGACTGGAGGTTTTCGGAGAGAAGGGCATGATCAAGGCGGAGAACCAACAGCCGATCCACAACGTGGAGAGTTACACCGGCAGGAGCGTCGTCAAGGCGCCGATTGCGTACTCGTTTCCATCGCGATACGCTGAGGGGTACGAGCTGGAGATGCTCCACTTCTTGGACGTGCTGCGGG GAAGGGCCGAGGTGAGCGTGGACAGCAGGGACGTCTTGGCCGTCAGCAAGATAGCCGCGGCGTGCGAGGAGTCCGTCAGGAAGGGCAGCACCGTCGAGCTCAAGTGGTCGCAGGACGAGCTACCCCTAATCAAGGAGTAA
- the holn1 gene encoding CD2 antigen cytoplasmic tail-binding protein 2 homolog, with protein MSKRKFSESDFSRNKRRHAKFNAKKHSLDSDEEDDHDEAEEELDADDIEGEEEGISRQVEGVRMTAFNMKEEMEEGHFDKEGHFIWKNEKEIRDNWLDNVDWHNIAESKYDLIPGEKGLGAESDSDEENEQFDELGLYKKMLKFMKPKETVNKTIRRLGGDLMKLSSVERLKRKKAGTLDTNQDVVDMTEFANSILTKTGNMDVYQETFEEITRKIDEKAKPKVSEPVLDMYADDFEDKEKQKMEASTVSGKQQDSELMWEFKWDQNKDDIQGPFHTKQMIKWASEGYFKTGVWVRKCGEQSNFYTSNRIDFELYE; from the coding sequence atgtcaaaacgtAAATTTAGCGAAAGCGATTTTTCGAGAAATAAGAGGCGTCATGCCAAGTTTAACGCCAAGAAGCACTCTCTGGACTCGGACGAGGAGGACGACCACGATGAGGCCGAAGAGGAGCTCGACGCCGACGACATCGAGGGTGAGGAAGAAGGAATCTCGAGACAAGTCGAGGGGGTGAGGATGACGGCGTTCAACATGAAAGAAGAGATGGAAGAGGGACATTTCGACAAAGAGGGTCACTTCATATGGAAGAACGAGAAAGAGATCAGAGATAACTGGTTGGACAACGTCGACTGGCACAACATCGCCGAGTCGAAGTACGATTTGATCCCCGGTGAGAAGGGCCTCGGGGCGGAGAGCGACTCGGACGAGGAGAACGAGCAGTTCGACGAGCTGGGTCTCTACAAGAAAATGCTCAAGTTCATGAAGCCCAAAGAGACAGTGAACAAGACGATACGGAGGTTAGGGGGCGACCTGATGAAACTGTCGAGCGTCGAGAGACTGAAACGGAAAAAGGCGGGGACCCTGGACACGAACCAAGACGTCGTCGACATGACCGAGTTCGCGAACAGCATTTTAACGAAAACGGGAAACATGGATGTGTACCAAGAGACATTCGAAGAAATCACGCGGAAAATCGACGAAAAGGCCAAACCCAAAGTGAGCGAGCCGGTTCTGGACATGTACGCCGACGACTTCGAGGACAAGGAGAAGCAAAAGATGGAAGCGTCGACAGTGTCAGGTAAACAGCAGGACTCTGAGTTGATGTGGGAGTTTAAGTGGGACCAAAACAAAGATGACATACAGGGTCCTTTTCACACTAAACAGATGATTAAATGGGCGAGCGAGGGGTACTTTAAGACGGGAGTTTGGGTGCGCAAGTGCGGGGAACAGTCAAATTTTTACACCTCAAACAGGATAGATTTTGAGTTGTACGAATAA
- the Etf-QO gene encoding electron transfer flavoprotein-ubiquinone oxidoreductase, mitochondrial: MAINLFTTLKFAQNLRTLARCYSEQFPKITTHYTVVPREQDPRWKEVNMERFGDETDILIIGGGPAGLSAAIRAKQLAEKDGKELRVCVVEKASQVGGHILSGAVIQPTALDELIPDWAEKGAPLKTPVKEDKFGILTATGRIPVPIFPGTPMYNHGNYIVRLGHVVQWLGEQAESLGVEIYPGYAASEVLYHPDGSIKGVATNDVGIAKDGSPKDTFERGMELHAKCTIFAEGCHGHLSKQIINRFNLRASSEPQTYGIGLKEIWEVDPAKHSPGRVEHTMGWPLDKFTYGGSFLYHLNEETPLIAVGFVVALDYSNPYLSPFKEFQRFKHHPSVKHYFEGGTRIAYGARALNEGGFQSIPQLTFPGGCLVGCSAGFLNVPKIKGTHYAMKSGMLAAESVYETIGAEKQQTEGFEPKSYTDKVKNSFIWKDLKRIRNVRPSFHNPLGMYGGIAYSGFSIMVGGLEPWTLKHGAPDHTRLKPAKDSTPIEYPKPDGKISFDLLSSVALTGTNHEGDQPPHLTLKDDTVPVKNNLGVYDGPEGRFCPAGVYEFVPLESGDGQRLQINAQNCIHCKTCDIKDPSQNINWVVPEGGGGPAYNGM; the protein is encoded by the exons ATGGCAATCAATTTATTTACGACGCTAAAATTTG CTCAAAATTTGAGAACTTTGGCACGATGTTACTCGGAGCAATTCCCAAAAATTACCACCCACTACACTGTGGTACCCAGAGAACAAGACCCAAGATGGAAAG AGGTCAACATGGAAAGATTTGGTGATGAAACAGACATCTTGATAATCGGTGGAGGTCCAGCTGGACTGAGCGCAGCTATAAGAGCCAAACAACTTGCAGAAAAAGATGGAAAAGAGTTGAGAGTCTGCGTTGTGGAGAAAGCTTCACAAGTTGGGGGTCACATCCTGTCAGGGGCCGTGATCCAACCCACGGCACTGGACGAATTGATTCCGGATTGGGCGGAAAAAGGAGCCCCCTTGAAGACCCCAGTCAAGGAAGACAAATTTGGGATTTTAACGGCGACGGGGCGCATCCCGGTACCTATATTCCCAG GGACCCCCATGTACAACCATGGAAATTACATTGTGAGGCTGGGCCACGTGGTGCAGTGGCTTGGAGAACAAGCAGAGTCCTTGGGGGTGGAAATTTACCCCGGATACGCCGCCTCCGAGGTCCTCTACCACCCAGACGGCAGCATCAAAGGCGTCGCCACCAACGACGTAGGAATCGCCAAAGACGGCAGCCCCAAAGACACCTTCGAGCGAGGCATGGAACTGCACGCCAAGTGCACAATATTCGCCGAGGGCTGTCACGGTCACCTCtccaaacaaataataaacagATTTAATTTGCGCGCCAGTAGCGAACCCCAGACCTACGGCATCGGCCTGAAGGAAATCTGGGAGGTGGATCCTGCGAAGCACAGCCCCGGACGCGTGGAACACACGATGGGGTGGCCCCTCGACAAATTCACGTACGGCGGCTCCTTTTTGTACCACCTGAACGAAGAAACTCCGCTGATCGCAGTCGGCTTCGTGGTCGCCCTCGACTACTCCAACCCTTACTTGAGCCCCTTCAAGGAGTTTCAACGGTTCAAGCACCACCCCAGCGTCAAACACTACTTCGAAGGGGGCACCAGGATCGCCTACGGGGCCCGGGCGCTCAACGAGGGCGGCTTCCAGAGCATCCCGCAACTGACGTTCCCGGGAGGATGTCTGGTGGGGTGCTCCGCTGGATTCCTGAACGTGCCAAAAATAAAAGGAACTCATTACGCGATGAAGAGCGGAATGTTGGCGGCGGAGAGTGTCTACGAGACGATTGGCGCCGAGAAACAGCAGACTGAAGGCTTCGAGCCCAAGAGCTACACCGACAAGGTGAAAAACAGCTTCATCTGGAAGGATCTGAAGAGGATCAGGAACGTCCGGCCGAGCTTCCACAATCCTTTGGGGATGTACGGAGGGATCGCGTACAGCGGGTTTTCGATCATGGTGGGGGGTTTGGAACCGTGGACCCTGAAACACGGAGCGCCCGATCACACGAGACTGAAGCCCGCCAAAGACTCGACCCCCATAGAGTACCCCAAACCTGACGGCAAGATCAGTTTTGACCTTCTCTCGTCCGTCGCCTTGACCGGGACCAACCACGAGGGCGACCAACCCCCACACTTGACCCTCAAGGACGACACGGTACCCGTCAAGAATAATCTAGGTGTGTACGACGGTCCCGAAGGGCGATTTTGTCCCGCAGGAGTGTACGAGTTTGTCCCGTTGGAAAGCGGGGACGGTCAGAGATTACAAATAAACGCCCAAAACTGCATACACTGCAAGACGTGCGACATCAAGGACCCCAGTCAGAACATCAACTGGGTGGTGCCTGAAGGGGGCGGCGGACCCGCCTACAACGGGATGTAG
- the dbe gene encoding KRR1 small subunit processome component homolog produces MGESSDEDAQKPSGPIENAWEMKIPEFKPEHNPHGLLEESSFATLFPQYREQYLRQVWPLVQKTLGELHIKAELDVVEGSMTVKTTRKTWDPYIIIKARDMIKLMSRSVPFEQAKRVLNDDTGCDIIKIGKLTRNKEKFVKRRQRLIGPNGCTLKSIELLTSCYVLVQGQTVSALGPYKGLQQVRKIVEDTMKNVHPIYNIKALMIKKELAKDPKLKNENWDRFLPKFVNQNISKRKQPKKKKEKKAYTPFPPPQTERKIDKELASGEYFLNNEQKRQKKQKEINEKHAAAAKKREEKRNEAFIPPEEPSTSRQSSNVNSKVDIAALKEKIAKARKGTKLFNKQK; encoded by the exons ATGGGTGAGTCGAGCGATGAAGACGCGCAAAAGCCGTCGGGCCCTATCGAAAACGCTTGGGAAATGAAAATCCCGGAGTTTAAACCGGAGCATAACCCTCACGGTCTCTTGGAGGAGAGTTCTTTCGCTACGTTGTTTCCGCAGTACCGGGAGCAATACTTGCGGCAAGTGTGGCCCCTTGTGCAAAAAACTCTCGGCGAACTCCACATTAAGGCCGAATTAGACGTGGTCGAAGGCAGCATGACCGTGAAAACGACGCGAAAAACGTGGGACCCTTACATCATCATCAAAGCGCGAGACATGATCAAGTTGATGTCGCGTAGTGTTCCGTTCGAGCAAGCTAAACGCGTGTTGAACGACGATACCGGCTGTGATATAATAAAAATCGGCAAATTAACGCGCAATAAAGAGAAATTCGTCAAGAGGAGGCAGAGGTTAATAGGACCAAATGGATGTACATTGAAGTCGATTGAACTGTTGACAAGTTGTTATGTGTTGGTGCAAGGACAGACGGTGTCGGCGTTGGGGCCGTACAAAGGCTTGCAACAGGTCAGGAAGATTGTGGAAGACACAATGAAGAATGTCCACCCCATTTACAACATCAAAGCTTTGATGATCAAAAAGGAGTTGGCCAAAGATCCAAAGTTGAAGAATGAGAATTGGGACAGGTTTTTGCCCAAATTTGTCAATCAAAACATAAGCAAGCGGAAACAGCCGAAGAAAAAGAAGGAGAAGAAGGCGTACACGCCATTCCCGCCGCCGCAAACAGAGAGAAAG aTTGATAAAGAATTGGCGTCGGGTGAATACTTTTTGAACAACGAGCAAAAGCGACAAAAGAAACAAAAGGAGATCAACGAAAAGCACGCGGCCGCCGCTAAGAAAAGAGAAGAGAAGCGGAACGAAGCGTTCATACCTCCAGAAGAGCCAAGCACGTCTAGACAATCGTCCAATGTCAACAGTAAAGTCGACATTGCGGCGCTCAAAGAGAAAATCGCGAAAGCTCGCAAGGGCACCAAactatttaataaacaaaagtaA
- the LOC138132716 gene encoding peripherin-2-like, which produces MSDESESYQKLVVRYGFLVRVVEFRSIKLITTFLILLLVIDLFFSCKLFVSAIQIRSHLGYFINMVSSGDGDTLPSLQAVPVLFFFVTNVVMSFFLFSAFDNFERSSLNRLMFFTILFGAILLLVVFIIIICVISHAYSAHESLHDGIVTAMNHYLNNTAYKSQIDRLQIEFQCCGSKKYDEWYTVKWLDPTLREGSGALADGNTPFSCCSMKSLSPCVHHNIEVTGKAYLYTPEFNLSVSTRGCYEMIRDKKKAIGWGIVGNLCLFLLLEILTLALFRFVQTAHFERSKFDGNSRPYTIWLIGSYVGKVKRDAPQPPPVPTELKN; this is translated from the exons ATGTCCGACGAAAGCGAGTCCTACCAGAAACTGGTGGTAAGATACGGTTTCCTCGTGCGCGTCGTCGAATTCCGATCGATCAAACTGATCACGACGTTCTTAATACTGCTGCTGGtgattgatttgtttttttcgtgCAAGCTCTTCGTCTCCGCCATACAAATCAGGAGCCACCTCGGCTACTTCATCAACATGGTGTCGAGCGGAGACGGCGATACTCTCCCGAGTTTGCAAGCCGTACCCGTGCTTTTCTTTTTCGTAACGAACGTAGTCATGTCGTTCTTTCTTTTTAGCGCGTTTGACAATTTCGAGCGATCCAGTTTAAATCGGTTGATGTTTTTTACGATCTTGTTCGGCGCGATTTTGCTCCTCGTGGTTTTTATCATCATTATTTGTGTGATATCGCACGCGTACAGCGCCCACGAGAGTCTCCACGACGGGATAGTGACCGCGATGAACCACTATCTCAACAACACCGCTTACAAGTCGCAGATCGATCGGTTACAAATCGAATTTCAGTGCTGCGGCAGCAAGAAGTACGACGAGTGGTACACCGTCAAGTGGCTGGACCCCACACTGCGAGAGGGGTCAGG CGCGCTGGCGGACGGAAACACTCCTTTTAGTTGTTGTTCTATGAAGTCGCTGTCGCCTTGCGTCCATCATAACATCGAGGTCACCGGCAAGGCTTATCTCTACACCCCAGAGTTTAACTTGAGCGTCTCCACTCGAGGTTGCTACGAGATGATCCGAGACAAAAAGAAGGCAATCGGGTGGGGGATTGTGGGTAACTTGTGTTTGTTTCTTCTCCTCGAG ATTTTAACTCTGGCTCTGTTCAGATTTGTACAAACGGCGCATTTCGAACGGAGCAAATTCGACGGCAACTCTCGCCCTTATACGATTTGGCTTATCGGGAGTTATGTCGGAAAAGTGAAAAGGGACGCGCCGCAGCCGCCCCCAGTCCCCACCGAACTCAAAAACTGA
- the fy gene encoding protein fuzzy homolog, giving the protein MSAHVVCVTSGGGLPIFSRKKGNADTLPFSTIGSLNGVHMFGKSQKVTLLDTLTEDYSVVWKEFHDSLVLIGISSGCTVEVLTKTLDSVFDAVVLIVGVEEIKSQRNIERLKRELRICYPLIDRLLDSLDCGDSASKHSSDLVGLAETILCPENHLIQIVLDSFTECVDSLFSCVLVHGKIAAATNSWWSLHPEEVKLLSLLAQTENTSSSKDIPVFLPYKSPTVAFRFVCCTLIPEVQLCCLCGPTPVLSEVEHSATNCFKNSADILTSAIQCHPRNFPSSCHIDGGILGLLLVNTTYGKYMITRNPHQNTNKKNASSSHRLDILQTFFYQAVLTFLADEGGNDDENDPADKKDAGFETYWCSEYHKCFAMRIGDNILSVLFNSSIPTFAMRLITERTLKNLIADKQVCW; this is encoded by the exons CTACCATTTTCCACAATAGGCTCCCTCAATGGGGTCCACATGTTCGGCAAATCGCAAAAAGTCACACTTTTGGACACTCTCACCGAAGACTATTCGGTCGTTTGGAAAGAATTTCATGACAG TTTGGTCTTGATCGGAATTTCGAGTGGATGTACAGTGGAGGTCCTCACCAAGACACTCGACTCTGTCTTCGACGCAGTTGTCTTGATCGTGGGCGTGGAAGAAATCAAATCGCAGAGAAACATCGAAAGACTGAAGCGCGAACTGCGG ATCTGCTACCCCTTGATCGACAGACTCCTAGATTCTCTGGACTGCGGAGACTCCGCAAGCAAACACTCGTCGGATCTGGTAGGCCTGGCGGAAACCATCCTGTGTCCCGAAAACCACCTGATCCAG ATTGTTTTAGACTCGTTCACCGAGTGCGTCGATTCCCTCTTCAGCTGCGTCCTCGTCCACGGAAAAATCGCCGCCGCGACCAACAGCTGGTGGTCCTTGCACCCCGAAGAAGTGAAACTCTTGTCTTTGCTGGCCCAAACCGAGAACACGTCGAGCTCAAAAGACATTCCAGTTTTTCTCCCGTACAAGAGCCCCACC GTGGCGTTCCGGTTCGTCTGCTGCACCCTGATCCCAGAAGTGCAACTGTGCTGTCTCTGCGGCCCTACGCCTGTCCTGTCAGAAGTCGAACACTCCGCTACCAATTGTTTCAAGAACTCGGCGGACATTTTAACCTCCGCTATCCAGTGCCACCCGCGCAACTTCCCCTCGAGTTGTCACATCGACGGCGGCATTTTGGGACTGCTCTTGGTCAACACCACGTACGGCAAATACATGATCACCCGGAACCCCCACCAAAACACCAACAAGAAAAACGCGAGCAGCTCGCACCGGTTGGACATCCTGCAGACGTTCTTCTACCAAGCGGTGTTGACGTTTCTCGCTGACGAGGGTGGAAACGACGACGAGAACGACCCCGCGGATAAAAAAGACGCCGGATTCGAGACTTACTGGTGCTCGGAGTACCACAAATGCTTCGCAAtgcgaatcggcgacaacatCTTGTCGGTCTTGTTTAACTCGTCGATTCCGACCTTCGCCATGCGACTCATCACCGAAAGGACGCTCAAGAATTTGATCGCGGACAAGCAAGTCtgttggtaa